Proteins encoded by one window of Kineococcus rhizosphaerae:
- a CDS encoding Gfo/Idh/MocA family protein, whose amino-acid sequence MSQPVRFALLGTGRIGQVHAASIHRSEDAVLTVAADAVVAGAERTVARYGGRATADPFAAIAADDVDAVVIASPTPTHVDLLSAALDAGKAVLCEKPIDLDITRVDAVRERARAAQQPVVLGFNRRFDPHFAELRRRVRAGEIGRLEHLAITSRDPEPPPAEYVAVSGGIFRDMTIHDFDTARSFVPEIVAVTAVGLRQFSEPIAAAGDFDAAVVTLVGSAGESVTITNSRHSAYGYDQRIEAFGPGGSLEVGNVTPTLVRASTGERSSTGEPYRRFFLERYREAYELELAAFVAAVRGEDTSANPSPGFEDGRAALLLADAADLSAREGRTVPVDLS is encoded by the coding sequence ATGTCCCAGCCCGTCCGCTTCGCGCTCCTCGGCACCGGCCGCATCGGCCAGGTCCACGCGGCGTCCATCCACCGCAGCGAGGACGCCGTCCTGACGGTGGCCGCCGACGCGGTCGTCGCCGGCGCGGAACGCACGGTCGCCCGGTACGGCGGGCGCGCCACGGCCGACCCGTTCGCGGCGATCGCCGCCGACGACGTCGACGCGGTCGTCATCGCCTCCCCCACGCCCACCCACGTGGACCTGCTCAGCGCGGCCCTCGACGCCGGCAAGGCCGTGCTGTGCGAGAAGCCGATCGACCTCGACATCACGCGCGTCGACGCGGTCCGCGAACGTGCGCGCGCCGCGCAGCAGCCCGTCGTCCTGGGGTTCAACCGGCGGTTCGACCCGCACTTCGCCGAACTGCGCCGCCGCGTGCGGGCCGGGGAGATCGGGCGCCTGGAGCACCTCGCGATCACCAGCCGCGACCCCGAGCCGCCGCCGGCGGAGTACGTCGCGGTCTCCGGCGGCATCTTCCGCGACATGACGATCCACGACTTCGACACGGCCCGTTCGTTCGTGCCGGAGATCGTGGCGGTGACGGCGGTCGGGTTGCGGCAGTTCAGCGAGCCGATCGCCGCCGCGGGCGACTTCGACGCGGCCGTCGTGACCCTCGTGGGCTCGGCGGGCGAGTCGGTCACCATCACGAACTCCCGGCACAGCGCCTACGGCTACGACCAGCGGATCGAGGCGTTCGGGCCCGGCGGGTCGCTGGAGGTCGGGAACGTGACGCCCACCCTCGTGCGTGCCTCGACCGGGGAGCGCAGTTCCACGGGTGAGCCGTACCGGCGGTTCTTCCTCGAGCGCTACCGCGAGGCGTACGAGCTGGAACTCGCGGCGTTCGTCGCGGCGGTGCGGGGCGAGGACACGTCCGCGAACCCGAGCCCCGGTTTCGAGGACGGCCGCGCCGCGCTGCTGCTGGCCGACGCCGCTGACCTGTCCGCCCGCGAGGGCCGGACGGTCCCCGTCGACCTGTCCTGA